In a genomic window of Mucilaginibacter sp. KACC 22063:
- a CDS encoding glycoside hydrolase family 127 protein, translating into MRNIYKWLLCSNLCLGMFYSASAQSYLPEWKDSRMAVKPVIPLKAYAFDLKDVQLLDGPFKTAMMADEKYLLSIDPDRLLSGFRSHSGLKPKGALYEGWESSGLAGHTLGHYLSALSMLYASSRNPVVLKRINYIVQELDECQVARKTGYIGAIPKEDTIWAEVAKGDIRSRGFDLNGGWSPWYTVHKVFAGLLDAYLYTDNKKALQIAEGLANWTGEELKNLNDEQIQKMLLCEYGGMAETLTNLYAITGSKKYLDLSYKFYDKRILDGLANKQDILPGKHSNTQIPKIIASARRFELTKDEHDKTIADFFWETVTQHHSYATGGNSNYEYLGAPDKLNDQLTENTTETCNTYNMLKLTRHLFAVEPSSALMDYYEKALYNHILASQNHDDGMMCYFVSLRMGGRKEYSTPFTTFTCCVGSGMENHVKYNEAIYARGADGSLYVNLFIPSVLRYKEKGLILKQESGLPANSTISYTLSAVKPVLVPIKIRNPKWSSNAIVRINGVKVNTEVNNQGYLVLNRKWKNNDKIEVKFSESVYTEAMLDNANRKAIFYGPVLLAGVLGNKEPDPVNGVPVMVTNNTDPNKWLQLSDKQQLSFNASYTSQPSGIKLVPFNTIENDYYTVYWDVFSTDTWAVKKKAYDEEKKKQQELEAKTTDILRPGEMQPERDHNFTGEKIITGEDHLKKWRSTEEQGQYSFTMKVDPNLHNTLINTYWGMDNRGRVFDIWIDDIKLTTEDLNKYKQSRFYYISYPIPIELTKGKSKVTVKLVAGAGNSAGPLYGSRMVKE; encoded by the coding sequence ATGCGAAACATATATAAATGGCTTTTATGCAGTAACTTATGCCTGGGCATGTTTTATTCTGCTTCGGCTCAATCTTATTTACCAGAATGGAAAGACAGCCGCATGGCAGTAAAGCCTGTTATCCCTTTAAAAGCTTACGCTTTTGATTTAAAAGATGTGCAACTGCTTGATGGCCCTTTCAAAACAGCTATGATGGCTGATGAAAAGTATTTGCTTTCGATAGACCCGGACCGTTTGCTATCAGGCTTCCGTAGTCACTCCGGCTTGAAACCTAAAGGTGCATTATATGAAGGCTGGGAATCATCGGGACTTGCCGGGCATACATTAGGGCATTACCTGTCGGCCTTATCAATGCTTTACGCATCATCGCGCAACCCGGTAGTACTGAAACGTATTAACTACATAGTACAGGAGCTTGACGAATGCCAGGTGGCACGTAAAACAGGTTACATTGGCGCTATACCTAAAGAAGATACCATTTGGGCAGAAGTTGCAAAAGGTGACATTCGATCAAGAGGTTTTGACCTTAATGGTGGCTGGTCGCCCTGGTACACCGTTCATAAAGTTTTTGCGGGCCTGCTCGATGCTTATTTATACACCGATAATAAAAAAGCACTTCAAATTGCAGAAGGTTTAGCAAACTGGACTGGAGAAGAGTTAAAGAATTTAAACGACGAACAGATACAAAAAATGTTATTATGCGAATATGGGGGTATGGCAGAAACACTTACCAACCTATACGCCATAACTGGCAGTAAAAAATATCTTGATCTTTCCTATAAGTTTTATGATAAGCGAATACTGGATGGCTTAGCAAATAAACAGGATATCCTACCCGGAAAGCACTCTAATACACAAATACCTAAAATTATTGCAAGCGCCAGAAGGTTTGAGCTTACCAAAGATGAACATGATAAAACCATAGCAGATTTCTTTTGGGAAACAGTAACACAGCACCACTCCTACGCTACCGGCGGTAACAGTAATTATGAGTACCTGGGCGCGCCTGATAAGCTTAACGATCAGCTGACAGAAAATACCACTGAAACCTGCAATACTTATAATATGTTAAAGCTGACCAGGCACCTGTTTGCTGTAGAGCCCTCGTCTGCTTTGATGGACTATTACGAAAAGGCTTTGTATAACCACATTCTTGCTTCGCAGAACCATGATGACGGTATGATGTGCTATTTCGTGTCATTACGCATGGGTGGCCGCAAAGAGTATAGCACACCATTTACAACATTTACCTGCTGTGTGGGCTCTGGCATGGAAAACCATGTAAAGTACAATGAGGCAATTTATGCACGTGGCGCAGATGGCAGTTTATACGTAAACCTTTTTATTCCGTCAGTACTTCGATACAAAGAAAAGGGGCTTATTTTAAAACAGGAATCTGGCTTACCTGCTAATTCAACTATCAGCTATACGTTATCAGCAGTTAAACCTGTCTTGGTTCCTATAAAAATACGTAACCCTAAATGGAGCAGCAACGCTATTGTCCGTATAAATGGAGTTAAAGTTAATACTGAAGTTAATAATCAGGGTTATCTTGTTTTGAACCGTAAATGGAAAAACAATGACAAAATAGAAGTTAAGTTTAGCGAAAGTGTTTACACAGAAGCCATGCTTGATAATGCCAACCGTAAAGCCATATTTTACGGCCCGGTATTATTAGCAGGTGTATTAGGCAATAAAGAACCAGACCCTGTGAATGGTGTACCTGTAATGGTGACCAACAACACAGATCCTAATAAATGGTTACAATTATCGGATAAGCAACAGCTTAGTTTTAATGCAAGCTATACCAGTCAGCCTTCAGGTATAAAACTGGTACCTTTTAACACAATTGAAAACGATTACTATACCGTTTACTGGGATGTATTCTCCACAGATACCTGGGCGGTGAAGAAAAAAGCCTATGATGAAGAAAAGAAAAAGCAACAGGAATTAGAGGCTAAAACCACAGATATACTGAGGCCGGGAGAAATGCAGCCGGAACGCGATCATAACTTTACCGGTGAAAAAATAATCACCGGTGAAGATCACCTGAAAAAATGGCGTTCAACAGAGGAACAGGGACAATATTCATTTACCATGAAGGTTGACCCTAACTTACACAACACCTTGATCAACACTTATTGGGGTATGGATAACCGCGGACGTGTATTTGATATCTGGATTGATGATATTAAACTTACCACCGAAGATTTGAATAAATACAAGCAAAGCCGCTTTTATTACATCTCTTACCCAATTCCTATTGAGCTTACTAAAGGAAAAAGCAAAGTGACTGTAAAACTTGTAGCCGGTGCAGGTAAC